A genomic region of Raphanus sativus cultivar WK10039 chromosome 6, ASM80110v3, whole genome shotgun sequence contains the following coding sequences:
- the LOC108830574 gene encoding uncharacterized protein LOC108830574, whose translation MSSPFYSPTNMQQDIGQSPPGFDNEQVPVSTYQDTEPVPLSTYHENEPNQPQATQQELDDFWENGFNREEAIQDPEPSSQATKENGKRSVDNSSFTPGETDLNQLPAIPPVSTGQGPPYAPVDWPSPGDVWTWRVGRRVTALGFHQDRFLILPQRLQQKNVPKSFASKPALARYVQMSFPEMDADAFFASFSWKIPALFQPADKVDAASLFEETTPKEVKTEGGGGGASNDENVKEGNSRYSQRKRNPMPTFDPVVEKPKAIKKKKGGKTPGPQSSTKPKPPSRQSSRRSSNQQSGGAVELNLQNEEEGGGPAAAATAPNTSGRRKKRRVNVEEEDVAIPHIYVSPMNGVLAVSHEPIDVDPIEFDSYLNSLENLLHQGPGGDDAGTGRESSSVLVRASSPMREYEWAEARMKISSLLEKDFPTLFVSKEAAEIAALATKLRKDPNLSAEEIVRLKLMEEIPTFSEVFQENKAVIEEADKFFSALELNKAKVASLKYEYSDLKHKLGSIQMEVDENSEAIRQIDEQIAQLQARRTELKKHIGSKEKERVDLSYGQKMVANSIPKVVQEVQAANSKKPEWECKKENALKREEEILSKFTPLKGFFL comes from the exons ATGTCTTCTCCCTTTTATTCTCCGACAAATATGCAACAAGACATCGGCCAATCTCCTCCTGG GTTTGATAATGAACAAGTTCCAGTCAGTACCTACCAAGACACCGAACCTGTCCCGCTCTCAACTTATCACGAAAACGAACCTAACCAACCCCAAGCCACTCAGCAAGAGCTTGACGACTTCTGGGAAAACGGTTTCAACAGGGAAGAAGCCATCCAAGATCCAGAGCCCTCCTCTCAGGCCACCAAAGAAAACGGGAAGAGAAGCGTAGACAACAGCTCTTTCACTCCAGGTGAAACCGATCTCAACCAGCTCCCAGCGATCCCGCCTGTTTCGACCGGTCAAGGTCCTCCCTACGCCCCTGTCGATTGGCCAAGCCCTGGTGATGTTTGGACTTGGAGAGTCGGGAGGAGAGTGACTGCTCTTGGGTTTCATCAGGATAGGTTCTTGATTCTCCCTCAGAGGCTTCAGCAGAAGAATGTCCCAAAGTCTTTTGCGAGCAAACCGGCTCTTGCTCGTTATGTCCAGATGAGTTTCCCTGAGATGGATGCTGATGCGTTCTTCGCTTCGTTTAGTTGGAAGATCCCTGCTCTCTTTCAGCCTGCTGACAAAG tTGATGCTGCGTCTCTCTTTGAGGAGACAACACCAAAGGAAGTAAAGAccgaaggaggaggaggaggagcttcAAACGATGAGAATGTTAAAGAAGGAAACTCAAGATACAGCCAGAGGAAGAGGAACCCAATGCCTACGTTTGATCCCGTCGTGGAGAAACCTAAAgccatcaagaagaagaaaggaggaAAGACTCCTGGACCTCAATCCTCGACCAAACCGAAACCACCGTCTCGGCAATCTTCGAGACGCTCTTCGAACCAGCAGAGCGGTGGTGCTGTGGAGCTGAACCTCCAGAACGAGGAGGAAGGTGGTGGacctgctgctgctgctactgCACCAAACACTAGTGGCAGGAGAAAGAAACGCAGAGTTAACGTTGAGGAGGAAGATGTTGCGATTCCACACATCTACGTCTCTCCAATGAACGGTGTTCTCGCTGTCTCTCACGAGCCTATAGATGTTGACCCGATAGAGTTCGACAGCTACCTGAACTCTCTTGAAAACCTTCTCCACCAGGGTCCAGGAGGAGATGATGCTGGGACTGGGAGAGAGTCTTCCTCTGTTCTTGTAAGGGCAAGCTCTCCAATGAGAGAGTATGAGTGGGCTGAAGCTCGTATGAAgatctcttctcttcttgaGAAAGACTTCCCTACTCTGTTCGTCTCCAAGGAAGCTGCAGAGATAGCTGCGTTAGCAACTAAGCTGAGGAAAGATCCAAACCTTTCCGCTGAGGAGATAGTGAGACTGAAGCTCATGGAAGAGATTCCTACCTTCAGTGAAGTGTTTCAAGAGAACAAAGCTGTGATCGAAGAAGCAGACAAGTTCTTCTCTGCCTTGGAGCTCAACAAAGCCAAAGTAGCCTCGCTTAAGTACGAGTACAGCGACTTGAAGCACAAGCTAGGGAGTATCCAGATGGAAGTAGATGAGAACTCTGAGGCGATCCGTCAGATTGATGAGCAGATAGCTCAGCTTCAAGCGAGGAGGACTGAGCTGAAGAAGCACATTGGTAGCAAGGAGAAAGAGAGGGTTGATCTGAGCTACGGACAGAAGATGGTGGCGAACTCGATTCCTAAAGTGGTGCAGGAAGTTCAAGCAGCTAACTCGAAGAAGCCAGAGTGGGAATGCAAGAAAGAGAATGCTCTGAAGCGTGAGGAAGAGATCCTCTCTAAGTTCACTCCTCTCAAAGGCTTCTTCCTCTAA
- the LOC108830558 gene encoding uncharacterized protein LOC108830558 → MRVHPILNNNTLIHHHHRNPTREPGKNLRRLPHIFNRVLELPLRSEADVSVEEKPDCFRFVAETDGGGGGGGEMTAYMVEIHPGITKIVVRTNGLSLGLSLDELELDVWRFRLPETTRPELVTVSCVDGALVVTVPKMVSEGDDGFGQGVGSGRLVLVL, encoded by the coding sequence ATGAGAGTCCATCCAATTCTCAACAACAACACATtgatccaccaccaccaccgcaaCCCGACCCGAGAACCCGGAAAGAATCTCCGTCGTTTACCGCACATCTTCAACCGCGTCCTCGAGCTTCCGCTGCGGTCCGAAGCAGACGTCTCCGTGGAAGAGAAACCCGACTGCTTCAGATTCGTGGCGGAGACGGACGGCGGCGGAGGCGGAGGAGGGGAGATGACGGCGTATATGGTGGAGATCCATCCGGGTATCACAAAGATCGTGGTGAGGACAAATGGGTTGTCTTTGGGTTTGTCGTTGGATGAGTTGGAGCTTGATGTCTGGCGTTTTAGGCTTCCGGAGACGACGAGGCCTGAGCTTGTTACCGTGTCTTGTGTTGATGGGGCTTTGGTTGTTACGGTTCCTAAGATGGTTTCAGAGGGAGATGATGGTTTTGGACAAGGTGTGGGAAGTGGGAGGCTAGTTCTTGTTCTGTAA